One region of Armigeres subalbatus isolate Guangzhou_Male chromosome 3, GZ_Asu_2, whole genome shotgun sequence genomic DNA includes:
- the LOC134219599 gene encoding uncharacterized protein LOC134219599: protein MSNMLGVFCRISGFTILLLTVLVCCGGLWLRMVDGQCVCGIRQTKNESVVDGEQIEPGEWPWHVGVYWWKGSKLNPPDKVCEGALVDREGWVLTAANCLKSGGGKVLELKGMIVHVGLVALQQNTERSRRFHVENVVLNEELDLALIRLKVYDEWEGMPICMTDGQEDFDKIYGESVYVLQQSHRHRLGGFEIVKLQLEKEVVCYGPSLAVKARAVSDSNIKLKTKDTKYHSTGRGTPLYIKGPGGWTLLGISNKIQTSIPGSFCQPGDYESFLNVNLAPVSVWFANELENDGIESMETSTE from the exons ATGTCCAACATGCTTGGCGTGTTCTGTCGGATATCGGGCTTCACAATTCTCCTCCTTACGGTTCTGGTGTGTTGCGGTGGACTATGGCTGCGAATGGTCGACGGTCAGTGCGTGTGTGGAATTCGGCAGACGAAAAACGAATCCGTCGTGGACGGTGAGCAAATAGAACCGGGCGAGTGGCCTTGGCATGTGGGAGTGTACTGGTGGAAAGGTTCGAAGCTCAACCCGCCGGACAAAGTTTGCGAGGGGGCGCTGGTCGATCGGGAAGGGTGGGTGCTGACCGCGGCCAACTGTTTGAAGAGCGGTGGAGGAAAAGTGCTCGAACTGAAGGGAATGATCGTTCATGTGGGATTGGTGGCGCTGCAGCAGAACACCGAGCGATCCCGGAGGTTCCATGTGGAGAACGTAGTGCTGAACGAGGAGCTGGATTTGGCTTTGATTCGGTTGAAAGTGTACGACGAATGGGAGGGTATGCCGATCTGCATGACGGACGGACAGGAAGATTTTGACAAGATTTACGGAGAGTCGGTTTACGTTTTGCAACAGAGCCATCGGCATCGGTTGGGTGGATTCGAGATCGTTAAACTGCAACTTGAAAAGGAAGTAGTGTGCTATGGACCGTCATTAGCAGTTAAGGCGCGAGCGGTTAGCGACAGCAACATCAAACTTAAAACCAAAG ATACCAAGTATCATTCAACGGGTCGTGGCACTCCCCTCTACATCAAAGGCCCTGGAGGGTGGACCCTGCTAGGTATATCCAACAAAATACAAACATCCATTCCTGGAAGCTTTTGTCAACCCGGGGACTACGAATCGTTCCTGAACGTTAACTTAGCACCGGTCAGCGTATGGTTTGCTAATGAGCTAGAAAACGACGGTATCGAAAGCATGGAAACATCTACCGAGTAG